From the genome of Streptomyces sp. NBC_01341, one region includes:
- a CDS encoding TerD family protein, with the protein MTAMTPGSNIPLSAVRVAVDVAAPVRLDVSGLLLTADGKVRSDDDFIFYNQPSGPGVTYRSGGGSAPDAIVVDTTAVPPGIEKIVVTASPDAAGQTFQGVEPTATVRNADDGSVLATFTPPQLGGETALVVIEVYLRNGAWKARAVGQGYANGLAGIATDFGVTVEEPAAAAPPAPAAAPQSPPAAPPTAAPLDPRLAPPAPPAPPAPAGSGRINLDKGRISLQKNQTVSLVKGGKPLLSQVKMGLGWEPAFRGKDIDLDASVIAFGPDRKHLDSCYFGKLSILNGAIKHSGDNLTGEGAGDDEVIVVDLGRIPADATGLVFTVNSFTGQKFSEVAKAYCRLIDAATDEELVRFDLTGAEPQTGVMMAKLIKQFSGEWEMTAMGEFVKSRTVRGMVKPAAKAL; encoded by the coding sequence ATGACCGCAATGACCCCCGGCTCGAACATCCCTCTCTCCGCCGTCCGCGTGGCGGTGGACGTCGCCGCCCCCGTGCGGCTCGACGTCTCGGGCCTGCTGCTCACCGCCGACGGCAAGGTGCGCTCCGACGACGACTTCATCTTCTACAACCAGCCCTCGGGCCCCGGTGTGACCTACCGCTCCGGTGGCGGTTCGGCACCGGACGCGATCGTGGTGGACACGACGGCGGTCCCCCCGGGCATCGAGAAGATCGTCGTGACGGCGAGCCCCGACGCGGCGGGCCAGACCTTCCAGGGCGTGGAGCCCACGGCCACCGTGCGCAACGCCGACGACGGCAGTGTGCTCGCCACCTTCACCCCGCCGCAGCTGGGCGGCGAGACGGCGCTGGTGGTCATCGAGGTCTACCTGCGCAACGGCGCCTGGAAGGCCCGCGCGGTCGGCCAGGGCTACGCGAACGGCCTGGCCGGCATCGCCACGGACTTCGGCGTCACGGTGGAGGAGCCCGCGGCCGCCGCGCCGCCGGCCCCCGCCGCGGCTCCCCAGTCGCCGCCCGCCGCACCGCCGACGGCCGCGCCCCTGGACCCCCGGCTCGCTCCCCCGGCACCACCGGCGCCGCCCGCCCCCGCAGGCTCCGGCAGGATCAACCTGGACAAGGGCCGGATCAGCCTGCAGAAGAACCAGACGGTGTCCCTGGTCAAGGGCGGGAAGCCGCTGCTGTCCCAGGTCAAGATGGGCCTCGGCTGGGAACCCGCGTTCCGCGGCAAGGACATCGACCTGGACGCCTCGGTGATCGCCTTCGGCCCCGACCGCAAGCACCTGGACAGCTGCTACTTCGGCAAGCTCTCCATCCTGAACGGCGCCATCAAGCACTCCGGCGACAACCTCACGGGCGAGGGTGCGGGCGACGACGAGGTGATCGTCGTGGACCTCGGCCGGATCCCCGCCGACGCGACCGGCCTGGTCTTCACGGTCAACTCGTTCACCGGGCAGAAGTTCAGCGAGGTCGCGAAGGCGTACTGCCGGCTGATCGACGCTGCCACCGACGAGGAGCTGGTCCGCTTCGACCTGACCGGCGCGGAGCCGCAGACCGGCGTGATGATGGCCAAGCTGATCAAGCAGTTCTCCGGCGAGTGGGAGATGACCGCCATGGGCGAGTTCGTGAAGTCGCGGACCGTCCGGGGCATGGTCAAGCCGGCGGCCAAGGCCCTGTAG
- a CDS encoding NAD-dependent epimerase/dehydratase family protein, whose amino-acid sequence MPAPRTVLLTGAAGGLGTLMRGLLPAYGYDLRLLDLAPIQGEPDAVTADLGDKDALREAVRGVDAVIHLAGISLESSFDKILRANIEGTYNLYEAAREEGVRRIVFASSNHAVGYTPRPVPGDPLIPVGTPRRPDTFYGLSKSFGEDLAQYYWDKHGLETVSVRIGSCFMEPTSVRMLSVWMSPGDGARLFHAALTAEDVRHTVVYGSSANTRLWWDLSTARALGYDPQDDSEQYAAELVAELGELDPENPDHAHIGGHFVTNPPIWPH is encoded by the coding sequence ATGCCCGCTCCCCGCACCGTCCTGCTCACCGGCGCCGCCGGCGGCCTCGGCACCCTGATGCGCGGGCTGCTTCCCGCCTACGGCTACGACCTCCGGCTCCTCGACCTCGCGCCGATCCAGGGCGAACCCGACGCCGTCACCGCCGATCTCGGCGACAAGGACGCACTCCGGGAGGCCGTGCGGGGCGTCGACGCCGTCATCCACCTCGCGGGCATCTCCCTCGAATCCTCGTTCGACAAGATTCTGCGCGCGAACATCGAGGGCACGTACAACCTCTACGAGGCGGCTCGCGAGGAGGGCGTGCGGCGCATCGTGTTCGCGTCGTCCAACCACGCCGTCGGGTACACCCCCCGTCCCGTTCCCGGTGATCCGCTGATCCCGGTCGGGACACCGCGCCGCCCCGACACCTTCTACGGCCTGTCGAAGTCCTTCGGCGAGGACCTCGCCCAGTACTACTGGGACAAGCACGGCCTGGAGACCGTCTCGGTGCGCATCGGCTCCTGCTTCATGGAGCCGACGTCCGTGCGGATGCTTTCGGTCTGGATGAGCCCGGGCGACGGGGCGCGCCTCTTCCACGCGGCCCTGACCGCCGAGGACGTGCGCCACACCGTGGTCTACGGTTCGTCGGCCAACACCCGCCTCTGGTGGGACCTGTCCACGGCCCGCGCCCTCGGCTACGACCCGCAGGACGACTCCGAGCAGTACGCCGCCGAGCTCGTCGCCGAGCTCGGCGAGCTGGACCCGGAGAACCCCGACCACGCCCACATCGGCGGCCACTTCGTCACGAACCCGCCGATCTGGCCCCACTAA
- a CDS encoding 5-dehydro-4-deoxyglucarate dehydratase, whose amino-acid sequence MTSAPLAARLTDAAGPLFFPVTAYGPDGSVDLDVFRAHVRKGVDAGAAAVFACCGTGEFHALAPEEFQLVVAAAVEETAGRVPVVAGAGYGTALAVRYAKLAEEAGADGLLAMPPYLVVAGQDGLLAHYAALAAATSLETIVYQRDNAVFTPETVVALARTPGIIGLKDGCGDLDLMQRIVSAVRTGLPGEDFLYFNGLPTAELTGLAYRGIGVTLYSSAVFAFAPDIALAFYRALESRDDELADALLDHFYRPLVELRAKGHGYAVSLVKAGVRLEGLDVGPVRTPLTEPPAAHVGELGAIIANGRALLEKYPAQEAK is encoded by the coding sequence GTGACCTCAGCCCCCCTTGCCGCCCGGCTCACCGACGCCGCCGGGCCGCTCTTCTTCCCCGTCACCGCGTACGGGCCGGACGGCTCCGTCGACCTCGACGTCTTCCGCGCGCACGTGCGCAAGGGCGTCGACGCCGGAGCAGCGGCCGTCTTCGCCTGCTGCGGCACGGGCGAGTTCCACGCGCTGGCCCCCGAGGAGTTCCAGCTCGTCGTCGCCGCGGCCGTCGAGGAAACCGCTGGGCGGGTGCCCGTCGTCGCGGGGGCCGGCTACGGAACGGCGCTCGCGGTCCGCTACGCGAAGCTCGCCGAGGAGGCGGGCGCCGACGGGCTCCTCGCCATGCCCCCCTACCTCGTCGTCGCAGGCCAGGACGGGCTGCTGGCCCACTACGCCGCGCTCGCCGCCGCCACCTCCCTGGAGACGATCGTCTACCAGCGGGACAACGCGGTCTTCACCCCGGAGACCGTCGTCGCCCTGGCCCGGACCCCCGGGATCATCGGCCTCAAGGACGGGTGCGGCGACCTGGACCTCATGCAGCGCATCGTCAGCGCCGTACGCACGGGGCTGCCGGGCGAGGACTTCCTGTACTTCAACGGTCTGCCCACCGCCGAGCTGACCGGACTCGCCTACCGGGGCATCGGCGTCACCCTCTACTCCTCCGCCGTCTTCGCCTTCGCCCCCGACATCGCCCTGGCCTTCTACCGGGCGCTGGAATCCCGGGACGACGAACTGGCCGACGCGCTGCTCGACCACTTCTACCGGCCGCTGGTCGAACTGCGGGCCAAGGGCCACGGTTACGCGGTGTCGCTCGTGAAGGCCGGCGTCCGGCTGGAGGGCCTGGACGTCGGGCCCGTACGTACCCCGCTCACCGAACCCCCGGCCGCCCACGTCGGGGAGCTGGGCGCGATCATCGCGAACGGCCGCGCCCTGCTGGAGAAGTACCCGGCTCAGGAGGCGAAGTGA